ccaGTAGCtcacacagcagctacaatcacTAGcatagacataattagtgtcctaattaacACTGCTGTCTAGAATaccacacaggtatcatataattatagttgcacattacttataGGCACAGTCTCCAAGGCAAAGGCAGAAGCATATTCGGTAACAGAAAGCATCCTATATGCTCTGGATCATTcatcacaagctcaactcaatgcATTATTGTGGCCACCaccccactttaacttaaaggcagcacatttattttatgataGACCGTACGTATTTTGATTTTTAAGTCTCAGgaccaaactatgaaaaaaaaaaagtgtgacttatagtccggcaAATACGGTAATCATGGAACATTAGCAAAGTGTCATGCTTAATTTATGTTTGGGAACTACAAAgcacagtaaaaataaaaaataattcatatatATGCAATGTGTAGACTCACCTTCTAGAATTTCTGAAGAAGGAGGTTCCATATGTgagcagacaaaaaaagacaaaaaattgaAGATGTGTCATCAAAGTAGAAAATAAACAAAGATAAAATCAGCAATCATCGCATTACAAACCGTTCTCCTCTGCTCGCATGTCAATGTGCTCCCTCAAGTTGACGATCTCAATGCGGAGGCGTTCCTCACAGTGTGCCGCCTGCGGGTCAGAgtccaacaataaaaaaattacaaaaaaggtATCCTATAAAACTTATGGTGGAGTTTATTGAAACAATAGACCCCACCTGCAGTGAAGCTGGGGGTAATGAGCTGAAGTCTGGGCTGTCATCCTCAACGTTCTCTCCTTTAAGCTTGGACAGCTCGCTGCACACCTTTCTCTGGGACAGTGACAGCGCCGACTGgactcacacacatgcatcacacaccacacacatgaGAACAGAATCACAGCACACAGATAACTAGTGAAGGTGCCCATTTTCTGTCTGCTCATCGCATGAAAAACGATGGATGAGAGACTAAGCGAGAACAAAACAAAGATGTCAGACAGCGAGAAGATATCATCACTCACCAGTCGACTCTGGACTGctgtctgcgattggctgagaGATTTCTGTAAATCCTGAAGAAGGGCCTCTGAAGATTGGACCTGAGACTGTAGCACTGatacctgaacacacacacacacacaaatgacacACCTGTATAAGCACACACACCTCTGCTCTCCTCATGACCCTACCTGTTTGTGCGTGTGGTTGGTCTGTGTTTCCAGTTCCTTCTCGAGCTCCTCCTTCTCAGCCACGAGTCGACTCACCTCTCCTCTCAACTCAGACACCTGCCCAGGATGAAACACTAGATTTCACTGTACAGGCTTTTCGGCGCTTCCATTTGCCATTTCAATTACACTGCCATGCAAACAGtactaaacatttttatggacaaTAATGTGGATTTATGTGAACAGAATAcagtgtttgaaaatgcttaatttaggcaaaatttAAGGTAAAatactttatgtatttttaatactaataataggctgtattcaaccacaaaaaagcaggatttattaattaacagaTTTTTGACCAACTTagcgtgaagccacaaaattgggAGCACAAAggggcgagggattactgtatatttaaaagacaatgctttgtgtttttattagtaattTCTATCAATGttttagctttttctctttatattttgctttatttttcccatttttgctgttttttttgtcaaactttatttctacaatgtgttaccaataaaaaacgagccccaggccgcactttggacaccccagataCAATCAATTAATCGAAGATTGTCCATCCAGTGCACACAGGGCAGTGAATGATATAATACATTTACTTAAATGAAAGGGAAAGAATGTGCTGATACCCCACCTGAGCATTGAGTGCATCCCAGTCATTGTGAGTGACCAGCCGGTGGCCAGCTGGCGGCAGGTAAATGGCTTCCGGCACAAGGGTTCCTGTTGAGACCAGAGAGTCCGTGTCTTCCTGAGCGTGGGCCTTTCGTGGTAGGGAAGGCGTGTCTATGGAGAAGGAGGACAACGAGGCCGAGTCGCAGTTCCGCAGTGAAAAATATCCTTCTGTATTATGCTGTGCTGCTTCTCCATCCACTACAGGTTCGGGGTCCGCTGGTTGGCTATGTAACCTCTCAGGTGAGGTCTGGGAGTCATTAGATGTAACCTCTGCATCCATTTTGCCCTTCCTTCCACTTCCCTAGTTGGGAAAAACGAACAAAATGTGGGATTAAGTGTTATAAACTTGgtaataatacagtaaataacaaaaaagacGCACACTAACCTGATTGTGGCCACTAGCTCTCCTCCCCTCGAGTAGAACGGCTATCCTGGCCTCATACTGTGATGCTGTCTCTGTAAATACAACAAGAAATAATGACAAAACTATTTCATCCACCAGGGAGATGAACTTTGCCCACCCTCTGGTATGAGCTGATATCAGTGGTTGTGTGCCTTTATCAAGAAGGTCTTGCTATCCATTGCTATCGATTGTGTTTATGCGCTCACTGGGCTCCAGACTGCTACCCCAGTTAcaggaaataaaaatatgatttcaatttcattttctTAACTGTTTAGTGCAAATTCTCACATTATACTTTTATTCTTAAACGCACAGTATTCCGTAAAAGTCTCAAGCTTTGTTTTAGCACATTTTCACAACCACATAGTCACGATCAACTGACAACTACAACTGACACAATTAGCAAGATTACGCTAAAAGTACAAAACCAGCTTGCACCAACATTTTgatgaggatctggataaaggggCTAACACAGGAATGTTGGAGCATAGTTTGAATCACTATGGCATTTGTATAATGATCCATCTagagtgtttcccatacattaatgtggcggcccgccacaaatagatttgtcGCTACGTGCCGCAGTGGGGccctcccccatctaaaagcacgtCTTGTTTGCGACtttggaaaaaatgacaaaagaagcagcagaagaaagttcatttgtagctctaaacatgtttgttttacttttcatgtttttttacttactttttgcaACTGTGTGGTGGCCAATTATGCTAATTCGACATTATGAcattcctgtgggaaacactccCCCCGCTACAATCATAAAGGCACTGAGGCCTTTGCTCCTTTAAGTTATACAGTAATCCtgcatttatcgcggttaactggttccagacccgaccgtgataagtgaaatgtcagatttcttctttatgaattgattattcattagaccatagaaaacctgtttacaaccttctaaaaatgttttcttaacattattagagcccttgagACATGAAGCAATACTCcaatagccacctttacacgcctaatacccaatattgtagacataacaaaacaaaatcagatatattagacgtaaataagacataacagagACGCACACATTGTTGGGCATTGGGAGCGCGTCCCTTTTGTtggcagcgtacttcctgcggtggctattgtctcatctatgtaacattactgacaccttgtgaccagtgtccATGTAATTACAGCAAAGGTGGCACatgtccatccgtccatccattttctatgccgcttgtcctagGTGACACACATATGATGCTTAAAAATGAATAGtttctctgtaaaatgt
This genomic interval from Dunckerocampus dactyliophorus isolate RoL2022-P2 chromosome 18, RoL_Ddac_1.1, whole genome shotgun sequence contains the following:
- the rabep2 gene encoding rab GTPase-binding effector protein 2; its protein translation is MELSDERMSSSKEDTEVSLQAQLAESQAQVEHWQGVATICELSKREELAELQKQCDQEIQSLQEALRETASQYEARIAVLLEGRRASGHNQGSGRKGKMDAEVTSNDSQTSPERLHSQPADPEPVVDGEAAQHNTEGYFSLRNCDSASLSSFSIDTPSLPRKAHAQEDTDSLVSTGTLVPEAIYLPPAGHRLVTHNDWDALNAQVSELRGEVSRLVAEKEELEKELETQTNHTHKQVSVLQSQVQSSEALLQDLQKSLSQSQTAVQSRLSALSLSQRKVCSELSKLKGENVEDDSPDFSSLPPASLQAAHCEERLRIEIVNLREHIDMRAEENEILEVQLSSLKTETERIQAQKDQLQAELLACRTEVEALRLALSHVQGNNKVLNNDKAALQQKCLELRSQVISLRSQVDTSQTVQRDFVQLSQSLQVKLELIRQAESLEQVRKILEEGISEDDSPPADAS